Proteins encoded together in one Staphylococcus aureus window:
- a CDS encoding GNAT family N-acetyltransferase, translating into MFGMKVNEQITLKILEAHDTEALFNLVNRSRNSLREWLPWVDATEQPSDTRAFIKRGLLQFADGNGFQCGIWYEGTLVGVIGLHEINHMHRKTSLGYYLDKEFEGHGIMTQAVEALIKYCFEELDLNRIEISAAVNNEKSRAIPERLGFTREGMLRDNELLNGIYSSSYIYSLLKSEYDQK; encoded by the coding sequence ATGTTTGGAATGAAAGTGAATGAACAAATAACATTAAAAATTTTAGAAGCTCATGACACAGAAGCGCTTTTCAATTTAGTCAATCGTTCAAGAAATTCACTTAGGGAATGGTTACCTTGGGTAGATGCAACTGAGCAACCATCAGATACGCGTGCATTTATTAAAAGAGGACTTTTGCAATTTGCTGATGGTAATGGATTTCAGTGTGGCATTTGGTATGAAGGAACGCTAGTTGGTGTCATCGGTTTACATGAAATTAATCACATGCACAGAAAAACTTCATTAGGGTACTATTTAGATAAAGAATTTGAGGGTCATGGGATTATGACACAAGCAGTTGAGGCATTGATAAAGTATTGTTTCGAAGAGCTTGACTTAAACCGAATTGAGATTAGTGCCGCAGTTAATAATGAAAAAAGCCGGGCTATTCCTGAAAGGCTGGGATTTACTAGAGAAGGTATGTTACGTGACAATGAATTACTAAATGGTATTTATTCATCGAGTTACATCTATAGTTTATTAAAATCAGAATACGACCAAAAATGA
- the efeO gene encoding iron uptake system protein EfeO: MKKLTTLLLASTLLIAACGNDDSKKDDSKTSKKDDGVKAELKQATKAYDKYTDEQLNEFLKGTEKFVKAIENNDMAQAKALYPKVRMYYERSEPVAEAFGDLDPKIDARLADMKEEKKEKEWSGYHKIEKALYEDKKIDDVTKKDAQQLLKDAKELHAKADTLDITPKLMLQGSVDLLNEVATSKITGEEEIYSHTDLYDFKANVEGAQKIYDLFKPILEKKDKKLSDDIQMNFDKVNQLLDKYKDNNGGYESFEKVSKKDRKAFADAVNALGEPLSKMAVITE; encoded by the coding sequence ATGAAAAAGTTAACAACGCTATTATTAGCATCAACGTTATTAATTGCTGCATGTGGGAACGACGATAGTAAGAAGGATGATTCAAAGACATCGAAAAAAGATGATGGTGTTAAAGCAGAATTAAAACAAGCAACAAAAGCATATGATAAATATACTGATGAACAGTTAAATGAATTTTTAAAAGGTACAGAAAAATTTGTTAAAGCGATTGAAAATAATGATATGGCCCAAGCAAAAGCGTTATATCCAAAAGTTCGTATGTATTATGAACGCTCTGAACCAGTTGCAGAAGCATTTGGAGATTTAGATCCTAAAATTGATGCACGTCTTGCAGATATGAAAGAAGAGAAAAAGGAAAAAGAATGGTCAGGATATCATAAGATTGAAAAAGCATTATACGAAGATAAGAAAATTGATGATGTGACTAAAAAAGATGCACAACAATTATTGAAAGATGCAAAAGAATTGCATGCCAAAGCTGATACATTAGATATCACACCAAAATTAATGTTACAAGGTTCTGTTGACCTATTAAATGAAGTTGCAACTTCTAAAATCACAGGTGAAGAAGAAATTTATTCACATACAGATTTATATGATTTTAAAGCGAACGTTGAAGGCGCACAAAAAATTTATGACTTATTTAAACCTATTTTAGAGAAAAAAGATAAAAAATTAAGTGATGATATCCAAATGAACTTCGATAAAGTGAATCAATTATTGGATAAATATAAAGATAACAACGGCGGTTATGAGTCATTTGAAAAAGTATCGAAGAAAGACCGTAAAGCATTTGCGGATGCTGTTAATGCATTAGGAGAGCCACTAAGTAAAATGGCTGTGATTACTGAATGA
- the efeB gene encoding iron uptake transporter deferrochelatase/peroxidase subunit, with protein sequence MTNYEQVNDSTQFSRRTFLKMLGIGGAGVAIGASGVGSMWSFKSMFNTPEDPEKDAYEFYGKVQPGITTPTQKTCNFVALDLKSKDRDAIKAMFKKWTVMADRMMDGDTVGKPSNNPLMPPVDTGESIGLGASKLTITFGISKSLMKKIGLSSKIPDAFKDLPHFPNDQLIDDYSDGDIMIQACSNDSQVSFHAVHNLVRPFRDIVKVRWAQSGFISAKGKETPRNLMAFKDGTINPRKNNQLKDYVFIDDGWAKHGTYCVVRRIQIHIETWDRTALEEQEATFGRKRHSGAPLTGGKEFDEIDLKAKDSHGEYIIDKDAHTRLAKEANTSILRRAFNYVDGTDDRTGNFETGLLFIAFQKATKQFIDIQNNLGSNDKLNEYITHRGSASFLVLPGVSKGGYLGETLFD encoded by the coding sequence ATGACAAATTATGAACAAGTTAACGATAGTACGCAATTTTCAAGACGTACATTTTTGAAAATGTTAGGTATTGGCGGTGCCGGTGTTGCAATTGGCGCAAGTGGTGTTGGTAGCATGTGGTCTTTCAAATCAATGTTCAATACACCAGAAGATCCGGAAAAAGATGCGTATGAATTTTATGGTAAAGTGCAACCAGGCATTACCACACCCACGCAAAAAACATGCAATTTCGTTGCGTTAGATTTGAAGTCAAAAGATAGAGATGCAATTAAGGCAATGTTTAAAAAGTGGACGGTTATGGCTGATCGTATGATGGATGGTGATACAGTTGGCAAGCCGAGTAACAATCCTTTAATGCCACCAGTAGATACCGGTGAATCGATAGGATTAGGTGCAAGCAAGTTAACGATTACCTTTGGGATTAGTAAGTCTTTGATGAAGAAAATTGGGTTATCTAGTAAAATTCCCGATGCCTTTAAAGATTTACCGCATTTTCCGAATGATCAGTTAATAGACGATTACAGCGATGGTGATATTATGATTCAAGCATGCTCAAATGATTCGCAAGTATCCTTTCATGCGGTTCATAATTTAGTTCGTCCATTTCGAGATATTGTTAAGGTACGTTGGGCGCAATCTGGTTTTATCTCTGCTAAAGGTAAGGAAACACCTAGAAATTTAATGGCATTTAAAGATGGAACAATTAATCCTAGGAAGAATAATCAACTTAAAGATTATGTGTTTATTGATGACGGATGGGCGAAACATGGAACTTATTGCGTTGTCAGACGTATTCAAATACACATTGAAACGTGGGATCGTACTGCGCTGGAAGAACAAGAGGCTACATTTGGTCGGAAACGACATAGTGGTGCACCGTTAACAGGTGGGAAAGAGTTTGATGAAATTGACTTAAAAGCGAAAGATAGTCATGGCGAGTATATTATTGATAAAGATGCCCATACGAGGCTAGCGAAAGAAGCAAATACGTCAATTTTACGTAGAGCCTTTAATTATGTGGATGGTACGGATGACCGCACAGGTAACTTCGAAACAGGCTTACTTTTTATTGCTTTTCAAAAAGCGACAAAACAATTTATCGATATACAAAATAATTTAGGTAGTAATGATAAATTAAATGAATATATTACACATAGAGGTTCTGCTTCATTTTTAGTATTACCAGGTGTTAGTAAGGGAGGATACCTTGGTGAAACATTATTTGACTAA